A segment of the Oncorhynchus nerka isolate Pitt River linkage group LG19, Oner_Uvic_2.0, whole genome shotgun sequence genome:
AGTTAAAAAGCTCAAACTACATGATTGTTTCAGGTGAAGAAATTCAAACATCATTGCATCAAGGCCAAAGTATGTAATCTAAAAATGACTTCAATCCCTCATGCCTCACCTGCACGGAGAACAGGAGGCCTCTTGGTTGGGGTATCTCCCTTTCCAGCAGCCTTCTGCTCAGCGCGGGCCAGCAGCCTCTGCTTCTTCTCCTGCTTGGTCTCCGGCCTGTACTTGTGGGCCAGTTTGAACAGCTGTGTGGCTGCGGAGATACAGAATTAGTACATCCCACTGGATCTGAGGAATTGCAGAAAAAATCTGCAACTTAAGTTGTCAAAAGTTCGGGATCCAGCCGAATAGCTTCAGGGTCTTTCAAGTACAGTAAGGTGCATCAGTGATCTTGGTGGGTGTCAACATTGCTGTTCAGTTAGCAAATATTCTTTCACATCATCTGCAAAACCCACAATATACCAGCCATCTTCAGAAACAATTCCCCCATGTCAATACACAACTCAGCAATCTAGATAAGCCCATGCACAGACCTACCCGTCTGGCGGTCCAGTGCCTGGGTGAACTGGTTGATCGCAGGGGGGACCTTCAGACGCTTGTACAGGATGGAGCGCTGCCTCTGTAGGCGAATGTAGCGGGGCCATTTCACAAAGCGTGTCAGATCACGCTTGGGCTGGATGTCCTGACCTATAAACACGAGGGGGGGGTTAGTGCATCTAATCACTTTGAAATGAATAGAAAATAGCCTGAAGCCACTATAATCATGAAAGAAGTGCATCAGCGATCTTGGTGGGGTGTCTGCATTGTTGTTAAGatagcaaatattctttacatcatctgCACATGCTGACATGGGAAAATGTCTTAACAGTTAGTGAAAATCTAATAGAAACCCCAGGTTACTCACCAATGCCATAGTTCTTTGGCCTCTTCTCGAACAGGGGATTGACCACTTTCTTGGCCTCGTGCTTCTTGGCCACTGAAGGGGCGGGTGCCACCTTCTTCCCCTTAGACTTCTTGCCTTTAGGCTTTCAAAAACAGGTAAGACTAGTCAAGCATAACGTTAAACGGTCAAATACATTTAACAGAATATAACTTGACTGTGGCTTTAGCTCAGGG
Coding sequences within it:
- the LOC115146872 gene encoding large ribosomal subunit protein eL8 → MVSPKGKKSKGKKVAPAPSVAKKHEAKKVVNPLFEKRPKNYGIGQDIQPKRDLTRFVKWPRYIRLQRQRSILYKRLKVPPAINQFTQALDRQTATQLFKLAHKYRPETKQEKKQRLLARAEQKAAGKGDTPTKRPPVLRAGVNTVTTLVESKKAQLVVIAHDVDPIELVVFLPALCRKMGVPYCIVKGKARLGRLVHRKTCTSVAITQTNPEDKGALAKLVEAIKTNYNDRYEEIRRHWGGGIMGPKSTARITKLEKAKAKELATKLG